ACCAGCGGTCGCCATGATTTGCCTTGGCAACAGCACCAAACTGACACGCCCAATCCTTATATCGTTTGGCTATCAGAGGTCATGCTGCAGCAAACCCAAGTAACCACAGTGCTGCCCTACTTTGCACGTTTTATGGCATCTTTTCCGACTGTGCAAGATTTAGCCGCAGCGGACTGGGATACCATCGCTGAGCATTGGGCAGGCATGGGCTATTATGCGCGAGCGCGAAATCTGCATAAAGGCGCGAAGCAATTGGTTGAGGTGATTAATGAGACCGGCGATTTTCCACAAACCTTAGCAGGTTGGGAGGCGATAGCAGGTGTTGGCCCGTCGACGGCTGGGGCGATTATGGCGATGGGTTTGCATAAATACGGGGTTATTTGTGATGGCAATGTCAAACGAGTACTAACACGCTGGGCAGCGATTGACGGTGATATTACCAAGTCTGCTACCAATAAAGAGCTGTGGGCATTGGCGGAGCGTTTAACTCCTAAAGAGAACTCAGGTTTATTTGCCCAAGCGATGATGGATATGGGCGCAACCTTATGTGTGCGCCGTAATCCTGCTTGCTCATCATGTCCGTTAAAAGAAGATTGTATCGCTCACGCAAAAGGGCGCGAAATGGACTATCCGGTGAAAGCCAAGAAAAAACCCAAACCAAGCAAATTTAGTAATGCCTTATTAATTGAAAACGCTAAAGGTGAAATATTATGGCTACAGCGTCCTGATACTGGAATTTGGGGTGGTTTGTGGAGTTTGCCGCTAGAGTTTGTGGAAAAAGTTGATGGTAAAACGGCTAGCAAAATAGTAAATAACCAAACAGACGATAGGCAGCGCCTTGACGTGCGTAGTAATGAAAAGATATACGAAACAGAATTTACCACCGCTGAGCAGATTATAAATGAATGGTTAATAGAGAATAATTTAGTAGCCAAATCTGTGAGCAATACCTTATTAGATGACGCCCCTATCAAGCATTCACTGACGCATTTTCATTGGTATTTGCAGCCGCAAAGATTGGTTCTTGATAGTGAGAAAATTGCAGAGTTAAAAGGTAAGCTGAATGCTGCCGATATAGAATTTAAATGGCTGGATAATAAAAAAGCGCAAGACAGTCTAGGACTACCTCGCGCTATGGTGAAGGTTTTAGAGATTTAAAATTAAATTAAGACCGAACCCTAAGACTTCGGCACCCTTAACCGCATCAAACCCTCTTGTTGTACCGTCGCAACCAGCTTGCCATCTTGCCAAAACTGACCGTGATTTAGCCCTTTTGCGCTCGAGGTGGTATCGCTCCACATGTCATACAATAACCAATCATTGAGATCAAACGAGCGATGAAAGTGCATCGAGTGATCAATGCTGGCGGCTTGCAAACCGCTGGTCATAAAGCTAACACCATGCGACATCAGCCCTGTACCCACCAAGTAAAAGTCTGACGAAAAAGCCAATAGTGCTTGCTGAATCGCTACTGGCTGCGAGCCAAGCTCACGAATACGTAGCCAATTAGCCTGTTGCGGCTTCATGGGCTCCGGATTTATCGGATTTCGGGGTTTTATCGGTTTGATCTCCACATGACGATGACGCATAAAACGGGCTTTTAGCGCATCTGGCACTTTACCGACATACTCTTCTTTCAGCTCTTGCTCGGTCATTAAATCTTCGGGTGGTGGATAAACTGGCATATCTTCTTGATACTCCAACCCTTCTTCTATCGGTGCAAACGAAGCAATCATCGAGAAAATAACCTGCTCTATCGGCGGCTTACCCTTTGCTTGCTTATACTGAATGGCGGTCACTTCACGTGCTGATAGACTCCGACCATCACGCAAACGGCGCACTTGATAAATAACGGGTTGAGTAATATCACCACCACGCAAAAAATAACCATGTAACGAATGACAAGGTTTATCTTCACCAAGGGTATGAGCCGCGGCCATAATAGCTTGAGCTAGCACTTGTCCGCCAAAAATACGTGCACCTACATAGTCATGGCTTTTGCCTTCAAAGACATCAGGAATCACTTCAATAAGTGTCACCGTAGCAAGGAGCTCATCAATGAGTTGTGAATAATTAGACATGACGGTAAGTCCTCTTTATATTTTATAACCAACACTGATGAGCAGTATTGCTGCGATACGGTTCAAGACCGTTTAAAATAATATTTATATCAATGGTTAATGTCAATCAATAACAAGTCTTTTAATTATCAGATAATTGACAAAGCTTATTAATCGCCTTAACAGGAGCAGTCAAACATCTTACCCAATATTGGTAGCTTTGACCAGTTAATGGCTTTTTTGAATATCTATATTAGGTTCTGCTTAGAATAGCGTCTTATTATATTATAAGATAATAAAAGCTTATTAAAAAAAGAGGCGCACTTTGCACCTCTTTTTTATCTTAAAAAATTGGCTACGGTTTGACCGCTACCAACACTCGAATAGAATCCGGAACTAAAGATAGGTTGGACAAAGCTTGTTCACCTTGCGCTTTTAGGTTTTCTAAGCGCTCAATCTCTTCAGGACGCACATTAGGATTGATAGTTTGCAAATGTTTTAGGCGTTTGATTTCTCTTGACCACTGTTGATTGAAGCGCTCACTCGCCTGCGCACCAATCTCGGTCAATTGAGCACGCGCAATATCCTCTGCTTCATAGTAACGTTGTTCAATCACATCACTGCGTACCTTGATAACTTGCCGGGCCCTATTATTATCCAAACGCTCAATATGAGGCATGATCATCTCACTACTGATGCGCTCTGACAAATCACTGCCTTGCTCGCTAATAAAAACACGGATATTTTGTTTAGGTAAAGTCGCCGGCAGGTTTAGCATTTTCGGTGCAATTGCTTCTATGCGGAAATTAATCTCGAGCATAATCATGCCTTGAGGTACGGCTACGCTTTTGAGCATGGCGACCGTAGTATTGCCAAAAGTGCTGGTGCTAGCAAGCTCATAAATAGCTTGCATCAGCGGGTGCTCATGGGTAATAAACTCAATATCCTCTCGTATTAGCGCCTGCTCACGATCAAAGGTTAAGGTCATACCGTCTTCATCACCGAGTGGGAGTCCTTCGACATATTCGCTACTCTCCGCACTATCAGGCGGCGCAATCACCCACGAACCATCACGCTGCACACTATGGTCGATATTAGCTGATGCTAAAAAACGCTCCATAAATGGCGGCAACAAATTATAGCTATCAAAATCACGCATGGCTTGAGCGATACGACCAGCGACCCGTGGACGACACGAGTTGTATTCAAGCAGACGATCACGGCCGGCCTGTAGCTGCGCCTCTAGATCCAATCTGGTTTGCTTCGCTTCTGTAATTAGTGCTTGCAGTGACGAGCGATTATCTTCTGTATCAGCCCCTTCTAGTAGTGGCTTAAGGGTTTGAATATACTGCTCTTGAACACTTTGAGCGGTTGGCGATATCTGATTGAACATGTTTAAGGCTTTATCGTACCAGTGATACAAACGCTCTTGCGCCGTTCCTTCAACATATGGCACATGCAAGGTAATTTTTTGGGTCTGACCAATACGGTCTAAGCGGCCAATACGCTGCTCTAAGGTATCCGGATTAGCGGGCAAATCCCACAATATCAGCTGGCTTGCAAACTGAAAGTTACGCCCCTCTGAGCCAATCTCTGAGCACAGTAAAATCTGCGCCCCTTCACTATCAGCAAAGAATGCTGCCGCTTGGTCACGCTCAAGTAAAGTCATCTGCTCAGTGAAAATAGCGGTTTTTATACCCGCATGTAGACGCAGTACCGCCTCTAAACTCTCAACTGTAGCACCACTACGGGCAATGAGGAGCACCTTTTTCTGCTTTAATTCACCTTTTAACAGCTCAATAAGCCAAGGTACACGAGGATCATCTTCTAACCAGCCGCCATCTGGCTGATTTTCTTCACCCCAAAGCTGTTCACGCAGCTTGCCATTAGTTTGGTAGCTGTCTTGCCAGCTCTCAGGTAGCGCTTGAGGATGCGGACGACTGCTGCGCCCATGAAAGCCTTTAACGCTCTCACGAGTATTACGAAACAATATTCGTCCGGTACCATGACGATCCAATAGTTCATTGAGGACATAAGTACGCAGCTTATCGTCTTCATTGATGGGTGCCAGCTCCTCTATGCTCAAGTCTAATAGAGCGCTCAAAGCTGCAACCTGACCGGCAGTTAGCGGCTTTTCTTCTATTAACACCTCAGCCACTGCCGCAGTCTCACCAAAGGCGTCTTGGCCGGCAATGAACTCATCTAAATCGTCAAAACGATCGGGATCGAGCAAACGTAAACGGGCGAAATGACTTTGCGTGCCTAATTGCTCAGGAGTAGCGGTCAATAGCATAACCCCAGGAGTTTCATCAGCAAAATCAGCGATTAGCTCATATTTATCATTACCACCTTGAGCCTCATCCCAGTGCAAATGATGGGCTTCGTCAACGACCAGCAAATCAAATCCAGCCTCCATCGCCTGCTCATATAAATCGTGATGATCAAGCAACAAGTCCATACCAGCGATAATACACTGCTCAGTGGCAAATACGTTTTGCTCAGGATCGTGCTCTTTAATAGCAGCCGTACGTACCAAGTCAAACAAAGCAAAGTTTAGATTAAAACGGCGGCGTAGCTCAATCATCCACTGATATTGCAAGCTATCTGGCACTAAAATTAAAACGCGCTCAGCCTTGCCTGCTAGTAACTGCTGATGAATAATCAAACCAGCTTCAATAGTTTTGCCAAGACCAACCTCATCAGCGAGCAACACGCGCGGAGCAATACGCTTGCCTACTTCGTGAGCAATATAAAGCTGATGTTCAATAATATCGACACGCGCTCCCATCAAGCCTTTTAAAGGATGACCAACAAGCGCTGCTTGCATACGTAAGATATCTTGACGTAGATCATACCAATCACCACGCTCAACCCGCCCTGCAAGTAAGCGCTCAAGTGGTTTTGCTAAGGTAATGTTAGCGGCCAAGCGAGTTTCCATAATACTTTTATTAGCAGTCTCGCTATCGGCGGACTCTTTATCATTAGACTCGACACTGTATTTCAGTACCCCCATCACTTCATCAACAGCGGTGACAATATAGTTATGACCTTCTTGATCATAAATACTATCGCCAACCTTAAATATCACTCTTGATAAAGGGGCAGAGTTTTTGGCGTAAACGCGAGTCTCTTCACTTTGTGGAAATAGGATGTGCACGCAGCGGTCATCTACATCGATAACCACACCCAAGCCAAGCTCGGACTCAGTATCAGATAAATGGCGTTGACCAACGGCGAACTCGGTACTGTGCAATGCAGCGGCAGAAATAGTCATAGGGCGATGTCTTTTGTACTCAGATAGAAAAAAGCGGATATCACAACTAGGGTGATAATTAAATACCTACGCAGGCAAGCTATCAAGCCTAGCGGGTAAGCCCAATTAGTAGGCTTAGTTATCTGCATAATAAAGCGATAACACTGACCTATTATATAGGGTTAGCGGTTAGATGCGTACGCTAAGCTGATTTTTCAAGAGCAGATTAACATGTACGGTAAACCGTCAAAACAGTTATAAAATCTTGCTCTATAAAGCTTTGATAAAGCACTGATCAACTTACAATAAGTAACTTAATATTAATATCAGAAATAATATAGCAATTATATTTACATTAATATATATTAATAAACTTAAACAATACCTTTAGACATTTAGTAGACAGAATGCTATTGTTTTAAAGGTTTTTCTAAAATAGCTCCTGGCAGCTCTAATCCCTCCCTCCTACCCAAGTGGATTATAAGTAGCCTAAATATCTGTAGCTTATATGTTTCAAGGATGAAGTCATTATGAGTACCTCTAAAAAAGTTGGTTTTTTTAACCAAGTCAGCACCCAGATTACCTTTGTTTTATTTTTAGCCTTCACAGTAGTTCTAGCGGTAGTTTTTTACATAGTAGACCAACAAGGCTACGAAAAAATCCGCGTAGAATCTGAAAAGCTAATTATTCAAACGGGTAATACTACGGTTAATAGTATCTCCTCAGATATCAGACGGGTGATGCGTAGTGCGCTGGAGTTACAACAAAGTGCGCAGACGCTACCAGTACAAGAGAACCTGTTGCAGATAGGTTTAACCAAT
This sequence is a window from Psychrobacter jeotgali. Protein-coding genes within it:
- the rapA gene encoding RNA polymerase-associated protein RapA yields the protein MTISAAALHSTEFAVGQRHLSDTESELGLGVVIDVDDRCVHILFPQSEETRVYAKNSAPLSRVIFKVGDSIYDQEGHNYIVTAVDEVMGVLKYSVESNDKESADSETANKSIMETRLAANITLAKPLERLLAGRVERGDWYDLRQDILRMQAALVGHPLKGLMGARVDIIEHQLYIAHEVGKRIAPRVLLADEVGLGKTIEAGLIIHQQLLAGKAERVLILVPDSLQYQWMIELRRRFNLNFALFDLVRTAAIKEHDPEQNVFATEQCIIAGMDLLLDHHDLYEQAMEAGFDLLVVDEAHHLHWDEAQGGNDKYELIADFADETPGVMLLTATPEQLGTQSHFARLRLLDPDRFDDLDEFIAGQDAFGETAAVAEVLIEEKPLTAGQVAALSALLDLSIEELAPINEDDKLRTYVLNELLDRHGTGRILFRNTRESVKGFHGRSSRPHPQALPESWQDSYQTNGKLREQLWGEENQPDGGWLEDDPRVPWLIELLKGELKQKKVLLIARSGATVESLEAVLRLHAGIKTAIFTEQMTLLERDQAAAFFADSEGAQILLCSEIGSEGRNFQFASQLILWDLPANPDTLEQRIGRLDRIGQTQKITLHVPYVEGTAQERLYHWYDKALNMFNQISPTAQSVQEQYIQTLKPLLEGADTEDNRSSLQALITEAKQTRLDLEAQLQAGRDRLLEYNSCRPRVAGRIAQAMRDFDSYNLLPPFMERFLASANIDHSVQRDGSWVIAPPDSAESSEYVEGLPLGDEDGMTLTFDREQALIREDIEFITHEHPLMQAIYELASTSTFGNTTVAMLKSVAVPQGMIMLEINFRIEAIAPKMLNLPATLPKQNIRVFISEQGSDLSERISSEMIMPHIERLDNNRARQVIKVRSDVIEQRYYEAEDIARAQLTEIGAQASERFNQQWSREIKRLKHLQTINPNVRPEEIERLENLKAQGEQALSNLSLVPDSIRVLVAVKP
- the mutY gene encoding A/G-specific adenine glycosylase — protein: MSQKNASPKIKNSEESFHHSTQALNSFAPRLLAWFETSGRHDLPWQQHQTDTPNPYIVWLSEVMLQQTQVTTVLPYFARFMASFPTVQDLAAADWDTIAEHWAGMGYYARARNLHKGAKQLVEVINETGDFPQTLAGWEAIAGVGPSTAGAIMAMGLHKYGVICDGNVKRVLTRWAAIDGDITKSATNKELWALAERLTPKENSGLFAQAMMDMGATLCVRRNPACSSCPLKEDCIAHAKGREMDYPVKAKKKPKPSKFSNALLIENAKGEILWLQRPDTGIWGGLWSLPLEFVEKVDGKTASKIVNNQTDDRQRLDVRSNEKIYETEFTTAEQIINEWLIENNLVAKSVSNTLLDDAPIKHSLTHFHWYLQPQRLVLDSEKIAELKGKLNAADIEFKWLDNKKAQDSLGLPRAMVKVLEI
- a CDS encoding acyl-CoA thioesterase, which codes for MSNYSQLIDELLATVTLIEVIPDVFEGKSHDYVGARIFGGQVLAQAIMAAAHTLGEDKPCHSLHGYFLRGGDITQPVIYQVRRLRDGRSLSAREVTAIQYKQAKGKPPIEQVIFSMIASFAPIEEGLEYQEDMPVYPPPEDLMTEQELKEEYVGKVPDALKARFMRHRHVEIKPIKPRNPINPEPMKPQQANWLRIRELGSQPVAIQQALLAFSSDFYLVGTGLMSHGVSFMTSGLQAASIDHSMHFHRSFDLNDWLLYDMWSDTTSSAKGLNHGQFWQDGKLVATVQQEGLMRLRVPKS